A genomic region of Spirochaetota bacterium contains the following coding sequences:
- a CDS encoding acyl-CoA dehydrogenase family protein: MDLGFTSEQEMLRETAAKFFVNECPSEKVREIEESESGYSSELWSKIAELGWTGVLFPEEYGGYGGQFIDIVIIMEEMGRAVFPSPFFSTVVQCGMLIQEGGSEDQKKDLLAKITEGSLIMAFAQHEEDGSYLPSGINMKAEASGNQYTLNGTKMFVMDANIADKLIVAAKADAGITLFLVDAKSSGITCTKMPTIGMDNCCEVIFKDVKVDKGDIIGGAGKGWDIIEKIWGRASVAKSAEMIGGCKASIDMTAEYSKERVQYGQPIGGYDVLQHYMANMLLAYDTSFNYLHKVTWMIDEGMDHDKEASALKSQVNENYKFITERGVQIHGGVGTSREFDIGLYYRRAKSFEYVMGDTDYHYEKVAKALGL, translated from the coding sequence ATGGATCTTGGATTTACATCAGAACAAGAGATGTTAAGGGAAACAGCAGCGAAGTTTTTTGTCAATGAATGTCCATCAGAGAAGGTAAGGGAGATTGAGGAGAGTGAGAGCGGATACTCTTCTGAGCTATGGAGCAAGATAGCTGAGCTTGGATGGACAGGGGTGTTGTTTCCAGAGGAGTATGGCGGCTACGGGGGGCAGTTTATAGATATAGTTATCATCATGGAAGAGATGGGACGCGCAGTTTTTCCAAGCCCCTTTTTCTCAACAGTTGTTCAGTGTGGTATGCTCATTCAGGAGGGTGGCTCAGAGGATCAAAAGAAGGACCTTCTGGCCAAGATAACAGAGGGTAGTTTGATAATGGCCTTTGCCCAGCATGAGGAGGATGGGAGCTATCTTCCTTCAGGGATAAACATGAAAGCGGAGGCATCAGGGAATCAGTATACCCTGAACGGCACAAAGATGTTTGTTATGGACGCCAACATTGCAGATAAGTTGATAGTGGCAGCCAAGGCTGATGCCGGCATTACCCTTTTTCTCGTTGACGCCAAGTCTTCAGGCATAACCTGCACTAAGATGCCGACTATTGGTATGGACAATTGCTGTGAGGTCATTTTTAAGGATGTTAAGGTAGACAAGGGTGATATTATAGGCGGAGCAGGCAAAGGCTGGGATATAATAGAGAAGATATGGGGTAGGGCCTCTGTTGCCAAGAGCGCTGAGATGATAGGTGGCTGCAAGGCCTCTATTGATATGACAGCAGAGTATTCGAAGGAGAGGGTGCAGTATGGTCAGCCCATTGGAGGATATGACGTTCTTCAGCACTATATGGCGAACATGCTTCTTGCTTATGACACGAGTTTTAATTATCTGCATAAGGTAACCTGGATGATAGATGAGGGCATGGATCATGATAAGGAGGCTTCAGCGCTTAAGTCTCAGGTGAATGAGAATTATAAGTTTATCACAGAGAGGGGGGTCCAGATTCATGGCGGGGTTGGCACATCGAGAGAGTTTGACATAGGTCTTTATTACAGAAGGGCCAAGTCCTTTGAGTATGTGATGGGAGATACGGATTATCATTATGAGAAGGTTGCCAAGGCTCTTGGACTTTGA
- a CDS encoding acyl-CoA dehydrogenase family protein encodes MDFKFTKEQEALKEEFETFFREEMKNAPPEYGRGGLEGLFDTDEAWSFHRNMAKKLGEKGWLSRPWPKEYGGQDAPITEQLIFSEAREKYRAPGWDIFGLGMFAPTLMVAANEEQKKRLLPPIAKGEVMYCQGWSEPNAGSDLASLSTTAIKDGDHYVVNGQKIWTSGAHRADHMFLLARTNPAEKRGKGLSVFNLRMDLPGIEVRPILYMDGNHLYNEVFFTDVRIPEYDLIGPENDGWRLTRETMNFERSGVGMFAEGFNVLDELVEYVKTTKRNGKFLSEDTIVRQKIAKIYSDLQVGYTLAYKIAWTQENAGLMFAAHLASEAKLFGSELMQRIANFATEIMGPYGQLENSKWAPLDGAMVGAYQFCMGGNIAAGTSEIQRSIIAWMGLQLPRLKYQPMAK; translated from the coding sequence ATGGATTTTAAATTCACAAAAGAACAAGAAGCCTTAAAGGAGGAGTTTGAGACCTTTTTCAGGGAGGAAATGAAGAATGCTCCACCCGAATATGGAAGGGGAGGGCTGGAAGGATTATTTGATACAGATGAGGCATGGAGTTTTCACCGAAATATGGCTAAAAAGCTTGGTGAAAAGGGATGGCTTTCACGCCCATGGCCAAAGGAATACGGTGGTCAGGATGCACCTATTACAGAACAGTTGATATTCAGCGAAGCTAGGGAGAAGTATCGTGCTCCTGGATGGGATATCTTTGGTTTAGGTATGTTTGCGCCAACCCTTATGGTAGCAGCGAATGAGGAGCAGAAGAAGAGATTACTTCCTCCAATAGCCAAGGGAGAGGTTATGTATTGTCAGGGTTGGAGTGAACCCAATGCTGGATCTGATTTGGCCTCCCTATCTACCACTGCAATAAAGGATGGCGATCATTATGTTGTCAATGGACAGAAGATCTGGACATCAGGCGCGCACAGGGCTGACCATATGTTTCTCCTTGCACGAACAAACCCGGCAGAGAAGAGGGGCAAGGGGCTTTCAGTCTTCAATTTAAGAATGGATCTCCCCGGTATTGAGGTGCGTCCTATTTTGTATATGGATGGAAATCACCTGTATAATGAGGTATTCTTTACGGATGTGAGGATTCCAGAATATGATCTTATAGGCCCAGAGAATGATGGATGGCGACTAACCAGAGAGACCATGAATTTTGAGAGATCTGGTGTTGGGATGTTTGCTGAGGGCTTCAATGTCCTGGATGAGCTTGTGGAATATGTAAAGACTACAAAGCGCAATGGCAAATTCCTCTCAGAAGATACTATTGTACGACAAAAGATAGCAAAGATTTATAGTGATTTGCAGGTAGGTTATACACTTGCCTATAAGATTGCATGGACTCAGGAGAATGCCGGACTCATGTTTGCTGCTCATCTTGCATCGGAGGCCAAGCTATTTGGCAGTGAATTGATGCAGCGTATAGCCAATTTTGCTACAGAGATTATGGGGCCTTATGGGCAGTTGGAAAATTCAAAATGGGCGCCCTTAGATGGCGCTATGGTTGGTGCTTATCAGTTCTGTATGGGTGGGAATATCGCAGCAGGCACCTCTGAGATTCAGCGCAGTATAATAGCATGGATGGGATTGCAGCTTCCAAGGCTTAAATATCAACCTATGGCCAAATAG
- a CDS encoding aldehyde ferredoxin oxidoreductase N-terminal domain-containing protein has product MRRGYAGNILSVDLSNGYITKIPTENYTDRFIGGRGMGLKTYWDDVSGNVDAFDPENRLVFATGPVCGVPGFAGSRWQICGKSPVGNQFSYCNLGGSWGVQLKFAGFDGLIVFGKAEGLVYLYIDNDRIEIRDASALQGKGAIDTREILKGELGRSVRVVAVGPAGENMVSYASFLADSDSSGGGGLGGVMGSKNLKAVAVRGEDRIDVADPESIQNLKKRVQDVKSALSLEMPSQSTEKLRKNTCYGCIDGCIRANYKSEDGQVGKFLCQPSFFYSIRAQRYYGDPKDVPFKANKLCDDYGIDSRVVETMIMWLSRCSKANIITEEEAGIPFSKIGSIEYLDTLLRKISFREGFGDILANGPHKAAEIVGNGSEKLITDYMIGTGENEVYGARLYITTGLLYAMEPRMPIQQLHEISIQAMMWAIREMGMDNYLTSDVIRAIGKRFWGSEIAADFSTYEGKALAAAKIQDRQYAKESLILCDFSWPIIHSHATEDHVGDPTLESQICRAITGKDISEEGLYEVGERVFNLQRAALIRDGRKGREDDSLDEFNYTVPLKGDFGNPSCIVPGKDGEPLSRMGMVVDRNEFEGMKDEYYEIRGWDVETGLQRREKLEALNLVEVAEGLNSVGLLA; this is encoded by the coding sequence ATGAGAAGAGGGTATGCAGGGAACATATTGAGCGTAGATCTTTCTAATGGATATATTACAAAAATTCCTACAGAGAATTATACAGATCGATTTATAGGGGGAAGGGGTATGGGATTGAAGACATATTGGGATGATGTCTCAGGTAATGTTGATGCCTTTGATCCAGAGAATCGGTTAGTATTTGCAACAGGTCCGGTATGCGGTGTGCCGGGATTTGCCGGATCACGATGGCAGATATGTGGAAAGTCTCCTGTTGGCAATCAATTTTCTTACTGTAATCTGGGTGGCTCTTGGGGTGTCCAATTGAAGTTTGCTGGTTTTGATGGTCTTATTGTTTTTGGAAAGGCTGAGGGTTTGGTATATTTATATATTGACAATGATAGGATTGAGATAAGGGATGCGAGCGCTTTACAAGGCAAGGGGGCGATTGATACAAGAGAAATATTAAAAGGGGAGTTGGGGAGATCAGTTAGGGTTGTCGCTGTAGGCCCGGCAGGGGAGAATATGGTTAGTTATGCTTCCTTTCTTGCTGACTCTGATTCTAGCGGAGGGGGCGGATTAGGGGGTGTAATGGGCTCCAAAAACCTAAAGGCTGTTGCTGTAAGGGGAGAGGACAGGATAGATGTGGCTGATCCTGAGAGCATCCAAAATCTGAAAAAGCGTGTTCAGGATGTGAAGAGCGCGCTAAGCCTTGAGATGCCCTCGCAATCCACAGAAAAGCTGAGAAAGAATACATGCTATGGTTGCATAGATGGTTGCATTAGGGCAAATTATAAAAGCGAGGATGGGCAGGTGGGGAAGTTCCTCTGTCAACCCTCATTCTTCTATTCGATTAGGGCACAGAGATATTACGGAGATCCCAAAGATGTGCCCTTCAAGGCGAACAAGCTTTGTGATGATTATGGGATAGATTCACGTGTAGTAGAGACCATGATCATGTGGTTGAGCAGATGTAGCAAGGCAAATATAATTACTGAGGAAGAGGCTGGCATACCCTTTTCTAAAATAGGCAGCATAGAATATCTCGATACACTGCTAAGGAAAATATCCTTTCGTGAGGGATTTGGCGATATTCTGGCTAATGGCCCTCACAAGGCCGCTGAGATCGTTGGGAATGGATCAGAGAAGCTGATTACGGATTATATGATAGGTACCGGGGAGAATGAGGTTTATGGCGCTAGGCTATATATTACAACCGGGCTTTTGTATGCAATGGAACCTAGGATGCCAATTCAACAGCTTCATGAGATCAGTATTCAGGCAATGATGTGGGCTATTCGTGAGATGGGAATGGATAATTATCTTACATCTGATGTAATCAGAGCTATTGGTAAACGATTTTGGGGGAGTGAGATAGCCGCTGATTTCTCGACATATGAGGGTAAGGCTTTAGCAGCAGCTAAAATTCAAGATCGGCAATATGCCAAGGAGAGCCTGATCTTATGCGACTTCTCCTGGCCAATCATACATAGCCATGCTACTGAGGATCATGTTGGTGATCCGACATTGGAAAGCCAGATTTGCAGGGCCATTACAGGTAAGGATATTAGTGAGGAAGGGTTATATGAGGTTGGAGAACGTGTCTTTAATCTTCAGAGGGCGGCTCTTATAAGGGATGGACGAAAGGGCAGAGAGGATGACTCCCTGGATGAGTTCAACTACACTGTTCCATTAAAGGGAGATTTTGGTAATCCCAGCTGCATTGTGCCCGGCAAGGACGGAGAGCCCCTTTCGCGCATGGGTATGGTTGTTGATCGGAATGAATTTGAGGGGATGAAGGACGAGTATTATGAGATTAGGGGATGGGATGTTGAAACAGGATTACAAAGGAGAGAGAAACTTGAGGCATTAAATCTTGTAGAGGTTGCTGAGGGATTGAACTCAGTGGGGCTTCTTGCTTAA
- the queD gene encoding 6-carboxytetrahydropterin synthase QueD has product MFRIKVIDHFSAAHQLIGYPGRCEGLHGHNWKVEVEAEGEKLDEIGMLVDFKELKNLLHGVLKEIDHQHLNALEPFRNPNPSAELIARYIYYQLKSIIPPFVYLVSVSVWESESSRASYYE; this is encoded by the coding sequence ATGTTTCGAATAAAGGTTATAGATCATTTTTCTGCTGCTCATCAATTGATTGGTTATCCTGGGAGATGTGAAGGATTACACGGTCATAATTGGAAGGTAGAGGTTGAAGCAGAGGGAGAGAAACTTGATGAGATAGGCATGCTAGTAGATTTCAAAGAGTTGAAGAATTTATTGCATGGGGTGCTGAAAGAGATAGATCATCAACATCTCAATGCATTAGAGCCTTTTAGGAATCCTAATCCCAGTGCAGAATTGATAGCACGGTATATTTATTATCAATTGAAATCTATAATTCCTCCATTTGTCTATTTAGTATCAGTCTCTGTTTGGGAATCGGAAAGCTCAAGAGCCAGCTATTATGAATAA
- a CDS encoding acyl-CoA dehydrogenase family protein, with protein sequence MDFKYTKEQEAIKEEFEEFFKEEMKHSPPEYGRGGLEGMFATDEGWNFHRSIAKKLGEKGWLSLAWPKEYGGKDASIIEQLIFSEVREKYRAPGVDIFGIGMFAPTLMVAASDEQKTRLLPPIAKAEVTYCQGWSEPNAGSDLASLTTTAIKDGDHYVVNGQKIWTSGAHRADRMFLLARTNPAEKRGKGLSVFHLQMDYPGIEVRPILYMDGTHLYNEVFFTDVRIPESDRIGPENEGWRVTRETMNFERSGVGFFVEGRNILNELVEYVKTTKRDGRFLSENPIVRKKIAKLYSDLEVGYTLAYKIAWTQEQSGLMFAASLASEAKLFGSELLQRVANFATEIMGLYGQVAHSKWSPLDGAMVEAYQMCMGMNIAAGTSEIQRNLIAWVGLQLPRLKYQKTT encoded by the coding sequence ATGGATTTCAAATATACAAAAGAGCAGGAAGCCATAAAAGAGGAATTCGAGGAGTTTTTCAAAGAGGAGATGAAGCATTCGCCTCCTGAATATGGAAGGGGTGGGCTTGAGGGGATGTTCGCTACTGATGAAGGATGGAATTTTCACAGAAGTATTGCCAAAAAGCTTGGTGAAAAGGGTTGGCTCTCTCTAGCCTGGCCAAAGGAATATGGGGGCAAGGATGCATCAATTATAGAACAATTGATATTCAGCGAGGTCAGAGAGAAGTACCGTGCTCCAGGGGTAGATATTTTCGGTATTGGCATGTTTGCGCCAACCCTAATGGTAGCCGCAAGTGATGAACAGAAGACGAGATTGCTTCCTCCTATAGCCAAGGCGGAGGTTACCTATTGTCAGGGTTGGAGTGAACCCAACGCTGGATCTGATCTGGCCTCCCTTACCACCACAGCTATTAAGGATGGCGATCATTACGTTGTCAATGGACAGAAGATCTGGACATCAGGCGCGCATAGGGCTGATCGCATGTTTCTCCTTGCACGAACAAATCCTGCGGAAAAGAGAGGCAAAGGGCTTTCTGTCTTTCATTTACAGATGGATTATCCCGGTATTGAGGTGCGTCCTATTTTGTATATGGATGGAACTCACCTGTATAATGAGGTATTCTTTACAGATGTAAGGATTCCAGAAAGTGACAGGATAGGCCCAGAAAATGAGGGATGGAGAGTAACAAGAGAGACCATGAATTTTGAGAGATCCGGTGTAGGCTTTTTTGTAGAAGGGAGAAATATTCTAAATGAATTGGTCGAATATGTGAAAACAACAAAGCGGGATGGCAGGTTTCTTTCAGAGAATCCTATTGTTAGAAAGAAGATAGCTAAATTGTACAGTGATTTAGAGGTCGGTTATACACTTGCTTACAAGATAGCATGGACACAGGAGCAATCTGGATTGATGTTTGCTGCTTCTTTGGCATCGGAGGCCAAGCTATTTGGGAGTGAATTGTTACAGCGCGTTGCAAATTTTGCAACTGAGATTATGGGCCTCTATGGTCAGGTCGCTCATTCTAAGTGGTCGCCTTTAGATGGGGCCATGGTTGAGGCTTATCAGATGTGTATGGGGATGAATATTGCTGCAGGGACATCTGAGATTCAGCGAAACCTAATAGCCTGGGTTGGATTACAGCTCCCAAGACTCAAATATCAGAAAACGACCTGA
- the folE gene encoding GTP cyclohydrolase I FolE, with product MDKERIEKAVIEILKAIGEDPDRPGLKRTPERIASMYEEILSGHKSDAERVLKGTHELEHEEMVIIKDIPFYSMCEHHMLPFLGMCNIAYIPDNNRIIGISKLARVVDILSKRLQVQERLTNEIVETIMNSLKPKGVAVVIKARHLCMEMRGIKKSNTYIITSAIRGIFMKDIKTREEFLKLIE from the coding sequence ATGGATAAGGAAAGAATAGAAAAGGCTGTAATTGAAATTTTAAAGGCAATAGGCGAGGATCCTGATCGTCCAGGTTTAAAGAGGACCCCTGAGAGAATCGCCAGCATGTATGAGGAAATCTTATCTGGCCATAAGAGTGATGCTGAAAGAGTATTAAAGGGGACTCATGAACTTGAGCATGAAGAGATGGTGATAATAAAGGACATTCCCTTTTATTCAATGTGTGAACATCACATGCTCCCTTTCTTGGGTATGTGCAACATTGCATACATCCCTGATAATAATAGGATTATTGGGATAAGCAAATTAGCCAGGGTAGTAGATATCTTAAGTAAAAGGCTTCAGGTTCAGGAGAGGCTAACTAATGAGATTGTCGAGACAATAATGAATAGTCTTAAACCAAAGGGCGTTGCTGTAGTAATAAAGGCCAGGCATCTTTGTATGGAGATGAGGGGAATAAAAAAATCGAATACATATATAATAACCTCTGCAATTAGAGGAATATTCATGAAGGATATAAAGACCAGAGAAGAATTTTTAAAGCTAATCGAATAA
- a CDS encoding acyl-CoA dehydrogenase family protein yields the protein MDFKFTKEQEELRAEFEAFFREEMKNAPPEYGRGGLEGIYATDEGWNFHRDVSRKLGEKGWLSRPWPKEYGGQESPISEQLIFSEAREKYRAPGIDIFGLGMFAPTLLVAANDEQKKRLLPPIAKGEVVYCQGWSEPNAGSDLASLATTAIKDGDHYVVNGQKIWTTGGHKADHMFLLARTNTAEKRGKGLSVFNLRMDLPGIEVRPILYMDGKHVYNEVFFTDVKIPEYDRIGPENDGWRLTRETMNFERSGVGMFAEGFNILDELVEYVKTTKRDGKYLSENSIVRQKLAKIYADLEAGYTLAYKIAWTQENAGLMFAAHLASEAKLFGSELMQRISNFATEIMGPYGQLAHSKWSPLDGAMIETYQFCMGINIAAGTSEIQRNIIAWMGLQLPRLKYQPMA from the coding sequence ATGGATTTCAAATTTACAAAAGAACAGGAAGAATTAAGGGCGGAATTTGAAGCATTTTTCAGAGAGGAGATGAAGAATGCTCCGCCTGAATATGGCAGGGGGGGACTCGAGGGCATATATGCAACAGATGAAGGATGGAATTTCCATAGGGATGTAAGCCGAAAGCTTGGTGAGAAGGGATGGCTTTCGCGTCCATGGCCAAAGGAATACGGCGGTCAGGAATCTCCCATTTCAGAACAATTGATATTCAGCGAAGCGAGGGAGAAGTATAGGGCGCCTGGAATAGATATTTTTGGTTTAGGTATGTTTGCGCCTACTCTGTTAGTAGCAGCGAATGATGAGCAGAAGAAGAGATTGCTGCCTCCCATAGCCAAGGGAGAGGTCGTATATTGTCAAGGGTGGAGCGAGCCCAATGCTGGATCTGATTTGGCATCGCTTGCAACTACTGCAATTAAAGATGGAGATCATTATGTAGTCAATGGGCAGAAAATTTGGACAACAGGGGGACACAAGGCTGATCATATGTTCCTCCTCGCACGAACGAATACGGCTGAGAAGAGGGGCAAGGGGCTTTCTGTTTTTAATTTGAGAATGGACCTTCCGGGTATCGAAGTGCGTCCTATTTTGTATATGGATGGCAAACATGTTTATAATGAGGTATTTTTTACTGATGTCAAGATACCGGAATATGACAGGATAGGACCGGAGAATGATGGATGGCGACTAACCAGAGAGACCATGAATTTTGAGAGATCTGGTGTTGGGATGTTTGCAGAGGGCTTCAATATCCTTGATGAGCTTGTGGAATATGTGAAAACCACAAAGCGTGATGGAAAATATCTCTCAGAAAATTCAATCGTAAGGCAGAAATTAGCCAAGATATATGCGGATTTGGAAGCTGGTTATACTTTGGCCTATAAGATTGCATGGACTCAGGAGAATGCCGGACTCATGTTTGCTGCTCATCTTGCATCAGAGGCAAAACTCTTTGGCAGTGAATTGATGCAGCGTATATCCAATTTTGCCACAGAGATTATGGGACCCTATGGGCAGTTAGCTCATTCCAAATGGTCTCCATTGGATGGCGCAATGATTGAAACATATCAGTTCTGCATGGGAATAAATATAGCGGCAGGAACATCTGAGATTCAGCGAAATATAATAGCCTGGATGGGATTACAGCTACCAAGGCTCAAATATCAGCCAATGGCTTAA
- a CDS encoding amidohydrolase family protein has translation MIIDCHYHFDERIYPVERIIEFMDMAGVDRIALMAYLSDPFSDPPVYVMNIFRFIMTNRFLRGLGKLIKPKVTPDGDILLPRGDIRINRDPENEPVFKLVDKYPDRILGWIFVNPNGERDQVEEFERWADSPGFIGVKAHPFWHYYPIVKLAPIAKRLKEMGKPLLLHVGYDENGDYDALLNDVPDLKLILAHAGFPLFRDTWKKIRNKENIFVDLSQTSYVSEGMIQRVVEYLGVDRCIFGTDGPHGLIGKDGAFDYGLIKRRIEGIFPDIGIQRRLLGDNFAEIIGI, from the coding sequence ATGATTATTGATTGTCATTATCATTTTGATGAGAGGATATATCCAGTTGAAAGGATAATTGAGTTTATGGATATGGCTGGTGTGGACAGGATTGCCTTGATGGCTTATCTTTCAGATCCTTTCTCTGATCCGCCGGTATATGTCATGAACATTTTTCGATTTATTATGACCAATAGATTTTTGCGTGGACTAGGGAAGCTAATAAAACCAAAAGTGACTCCAGATGGTGACATTCTGTTGCCAAGGGGAGACATTCGAATAAATAGGGATCCTGAGAATGAGCCTGTTTTTAAACTAGTGGATAAGTATCCTGATCGTATTCTTGGTTGGATCTTTGTAAATCCAAATGGGGAGAGGGATCAGGTTGAGGAATTTGAGCGATGGGCGGATAGCCCTGGATTTATTGGCGTGAAGGCTCATCCCTTTTGGCATTATTATCCAATTGTTAAACTAGCGCCAATCGCTAAGCGCCTAAAGGAGATGGGGAAGCCACTTCTATTGCATGTCGGTTATGATGAAAATGGGGATTATGATGCTCTTCTGAATGATGTCCCTGATTTGAAGCTTATTTTAGCCCATGCCGGATTTCCTCTTTTTAGGGATACTTGGAAGAAGATTCGCAATAAAGAGAATATCTTTGTTGATCTCTCGCAAACCTCCTATGTTAGCGAGGGCATGATTCAGAGGGTTGTAGAATATCTTGGGGTGGATCGATGTATCTTTGGGACAGATGGGCCACACGGTTTGATTGGGAAGGATGGCGCTTTTGACTATGGACTGATCAAGCGGCGAATTGAGGGAATCTTTCCGGATATTGGTATTCAGAGAAGGCTTCTTGGGGATAATTTTGCTGAAATAATTGGTATATAA
- a CDS encoding CoA-binding protein — MSAEANLDVFLKPESVAVIGASERPGSWGSFMMEGLRAMDYGGEVYPVNQRARSVYGIKAFPDVRDIPHPVDLAVVAIPEGSIEECVRACGEKGVKGMTMITSGFGEAVSGGREREEALTKLAHSYGLRIVGPNVSGTFNLHAGFNAAASPAEYLYCTPLAGVCQGGYAIYDLLASGFSRKMGVGKFIHTGNESDLQVTDFLEYFGQDPQVQGIIMYLETIRDGRRFYEVAKHVANKKPIIVHKAGRTDGGARAAQSHTGAIAGLGGIYEGAFHQANIVLSPTMELILPLAHALIECPPMRGNRVAIITMGGSWGVTLSDSLEIEGLRVPELSTNLQKELRDFGMPQRASTKNPVDIGAAGIGTLSAEILSQMGRVILSSGEIDALILHGLGRPGMVQEDTSSSMKLFTHFEKEIMKEVSSLQKEMKCPVFIGSLFSNHESQAVRDLNEDGIRIYNRLDEIAQILSLLYGYWKNRDRFACSL, encoded by the coding sequence ATGAGCGCTGAAGCGAATTTAGATGTGTTTCTTAAACCTGAAAGCGTAGCTGTTATAGGAGCATCAGAAAGACCTGGATCATGGGGATCATTCATGATGGAGGGTTTACGGGCAATGGATTATGGTGGTGAAGTCTACCCTGTGAATCAACGGGCGCGTTCTGTATATGGGATTAAGGCCTTCCCAGATGTAAGAGATATCCCTCATCCTGTGGATTTAGCCGTTGTCGCTATACCCGAGGGGTCCATTGAGGAGTGTGTTCGCGCTTGTGGAGAAAAGGGTGTAAAGGGAATGACAATGATTACGTCTGGTTTTGGAGAGGCGGTAAGTGGAGGGCGTGAACGGGAGGAGGCCCTAACCAAGCTTGCTCATTCCTATGGATTAAGGATTGTTGGCCCAAATGTAAGCGGCACTTTTAATCTGCATGCAGGATTCAATGCTGCAGCCTCCCCAGCAGAGTATCTTTATTGTACTCCACTTGCAGGTGTGTGTCAGGGTGGATATGCTATTTATGATCTATTAGCTTCTGGATTTTCTCGAAAGATGGGTGTGGGCAAGTTTATTCATACTGGGAATGAAAGCGATCTTCAGGTGACTGATTTTTTAGAGTATTTTGGACAGGATCCACAGGTTCAAGGAATCATTATGTACTTAGAGACTATACGAGATGGAAGGCGTTTCTATGAAGTAGCAAAGCATGTTGCTAATAAAAAACCAATTATCGTTCATAAGGCTGGTAGAACTGATGGCGGGGCCAGGGCTGCCCAAAGCCATACAGGGGCCATAGCAGGGTTGGGTGGGATATATGAAGGAGCATTCCATCAGGCAAATATTGTGCTATCCCCTACAATGGAACTTATTCTTCCCTTGGCTCACGCTCTAATTGAGTGCCCACCGATGAGAGGAAATCGTGTAGCTATCATTACAATGGGTGGTTCATGGGGGGTGACTCTATCGGATAGCTTGGAGATTGAGGGATTAAGGGTGCCGGAATTGAGCACAAATCTCCAAAAAGAGTTAAGAGATTTTGGTATGCCTCAACGCGCTTCAACAAAGAATCCTGTGGATATTGGGGCAGCAGGTATTGGGACTCTCTCTGCTGAAATACTGTCCCAGATGGGACGCGTAATCCTCTCCTCAGGAGAGATAGATGCATTAATACTTCATGGTCTGGGGAGACCTGGAATGGTTCAAGAGGATACATCTTCAAGTATGAAATTATTTACTCACTTTGAGAAGGAAATAATGAAGGAAGTTAGCTCTCTTCAAAAGGAGATGAAGTGTCCGGTTTTTATAGGAAGTCTTTTTTCAAATCATGAGAGTCAGGCTGTCAGGGATCTTAATGAGGATGGGATACGCATATATAACCGCCTTGACGAAATAGCACAGATATTGTCTTTACTTTATGGATACTGGAAAAATCGAGATAGATTTGCATGTTCACTGTGA